A stretch of the Elephas maximus indicus isolate mEleMax1 chromosome 3, mEleMax1 primary haplotype, whole genome shotgun sequence genome encodes the following:
- the LOC126073312 gene encoding translation initiation factor IF-2-like isoform X3 — protein MARSAEMAAVLCLQQRGVSHQAPQPLNRANAPARAAAKLTARTATEVAAASSSSSATTSTTAAGASPPPASASCLRPVPSSCTRELSQRFAPPRPHWLAEPAASQWIRSEAVSQAALGFPLSPQQPAAGKVRARGPPLGRPSGAGRTPQAALAPGAGVVQVGRSVTPPAYGGGAKTTEVVEEEDPVSRL, from the coding sequence ATGGCGCGCTCCGCGGAGATGGCAGCTGTGCTTTGTCTCCAGCAGCGAGGGGTGAGTCACCAGGCCCCGCAGCCCCTAAACCGGGCAAACGCTCCGGCCAGGGCTGCTGCAAAATTAACAGCAAGAACAGCTACCGAAGTGGCCgcagcctcttcctcctcctccgctACCACCAGCACCACTGCCGCCGGGGCGTCTCCGCCTCCTGCCTCCGCCTCCTGCCTCCGCCCAGTCCCCTCCTCCTGCACCCGCGAACTCAGTCAGCGGTTCGCGCCGCCGCGCCCTCATTGGCTGGCGGAACCCGCCGCGTCACAATGGATCCGGTCGGAGGCGGTGAGCCAGGCAGCGCTGGGCTTCCCGCTGAGCCCGCAGCAGCCGGCAGCCGGGAAAGTGCGGGCGCGGGGGCCGCCGCTGGGGCGCCCTAGCGGCGCGGGGCGCACCCCGCAGGCAGCGCTGGCACCCGGGGCTGGAGTCGTGCAGGTAGGTCGGAGCGTAACGCCCCCCGCTTACGGAGGAGGAGCCAAGACGACCGAAGTGGTGGAGGAGGAGGACCCG
- the LOC126073312 gene encoding translation initiation factor IF-2-like isoform X2, which yields MARSAEMAAVLCLQQRGVSHQAPQPLNRANAPARAAAKLTARTATEVAAASSSSSATTSTTAAGASPPPASASCLRPVPSSCTRELSQRFAPPRPHWLAEPAASQWIRSEAVSQAALGFPLSPQQPAAGKVRARGPPLGRPSGAGRTPQAALAPGAGVVQVGRSVTPPAYGGGAKTTEVVEEEDPEFFK from the coding sequence ATGGCGCGCTCCGCGGAGATGGCAGCTGTGCTTTGTCTCCAGCAGCGAGGGGTGAGTCACCAGGCCCCGCAGCCCCTAAACCGGGCAAACGCTCCGGCCAGGGCTGCTGCAAAATTAACAGCAAGAACAGCTACCGAAGTGGCCgcagcctcttcctcctcctccgctACCACCAGCACCACTGCCGCCGGGGCGTCTCCGCCTCCTGCCTCCGCCTCCTGCCTCCGCCCAGTCCCCTCCTCCTGCACCCGCGAACTCAGTCAGCGGTTCGCGCCGCCGCGCCCTCATTGGCTGGCGGAACCCGCCGCGTCACAATGGATCCGGTCGGAGGCGGTGAGCCAGGCAGCGCTGGGCTTCCCGCTGAGCCCGCAGCAGCCGGCAGCCGGGAAAGTGCGGGCGCGGGGGCCGCCGCTGGGGCGCCCTAGCGGCGCGGGGCGCACCCCGCAGGCAGCGCTGGCACCCGGGGCTGGAGTCGTGCAGGTAGGTCGGAGCGTAACGCCCCCCGCTTACGGAGGAGGAGCCAAGACGACCGAAGTGGTGGAGGAGGAGGACCCG